In a genomic window of Streptomyces noursei ATCC 11455:
- a CDS encoding DUF3566 domain-containing protein gives MSGATGAATGDAGVTSDSAAEPATERERSARGSVASDGIRDEGAHEGGTVTNTRQPQPQPQPPAGVGGQGQPQGGVQQPYQPPQAYHPGEAGQAVRKPRTGASTAPRTRKARLRVARTDPWSVMKVSFLLSIALGVCTVVAVAVLWMVMDAMGVFSTVGKTISEATGSAEGGGFDLQSFLSLPRVLLFTSIIAVIDVVLATALATLGSFIYNLSAGFVGGVELTLAEDE, from the coding sequence GTGAGTGGAGCCACGGGCGCTGCGACGGGAGATGCGGGAGTCACTTCGGACTCCGCGGCGGAACCCGCAACCGAAAGGGAACGCAGCGCCCGTGGCTCCGTCGCGTCCGACGGCATCCGGGACGAGGGCGCCCATGAGGGGGGAACCGTGACGAATACCCGACAGCCGCAACCCCAGCCCCAGCCACCGGCGGGGGTCGGTGGCCAGGGACAGCCGCAGGGCGGCGTACAACAGCCCTACCAGCCGCCCCAGGCGTACCACCCGGGCGAAGCCGGCCAGGCCGTGCGCAAGCCCCGTACGGGCGCCAGCACGGCGCCGAGGACGCGCAAGGCCCGCCTCCGGGTCGCGCGCACCGATCCCTGGTCGGTGATGAAGGTGAGCTTCCTGCTGTCCATCGCGCTGGGCGTCTGCACGGTGGTGGCGGTGGCGGTGCTGTGGATGGTGATGGACGCGATGGGCGTCTTCTCCACGGTCGGCAAGACCATCAGCGAGGCGACCGGCTCCGCCGAGGGCGGTGGCTTCGATCTGCAGTCGTTCCTCTCGCTGCCGCGGGTACTGCTGTTCACCTCGATCATCGCGGTGATCGACGTGGTGCTGGCGACCGCGCTGGCCACCCTCGGCTCGTTCATCTACAACCTGTCAGCGGGCTTCGTGGGCGGCGTGGAGCTGACGCTCGCGGAGGACGAGTGA
- a CDS encoding DLW-39 family protein has protein sequence MKKLLLVALAAIGGLLVYRQIQADRAEQDLWTEATDSVPAGSGV, from the coding sequence GTGAAGAAGCTTCTCCTGGTCGCACTGGCCGCCATCGGCGGGCTCCTCGTGTACCGCCAGATCCAGGCGGATCGCGCCGAGCAGGATCTGTGGACGGAGGCGACCGACTCCGTGCCCGCAGGTTCGGGTGTGTGA
- a CDS encoding vWA domain-containing protein, producing the protein MARPPRRGAVAPAVGVPRARTRARAWGRALLALAAAVLPVAAALPATGAPRAAPAADGSGLVMVLDSSGSMAGSDGAGSTRIAAARRAVGTLVDGLPEGYPTGLRVYGADKPKGCDDTRLAQPVAPLDRDGLKKAVAGVRPQGDTPIGLSLTKAAQDLPKPAAGGVGKRTIVLVSDGEDTCHTPSPCQVASQLATSGGDLHIDVVGFQVAGSARAQLECIAKSGNGQYYDAPDARSLSRQLQRAGQLSANGYRFQGKQVRGTDDRTGAPVVAAGQYLDSIGPNEKRYYAVDLDAASTADFSATVVPPSGAAIDYLDTLRTQIVRDKDGSCESSTALFGQREGATPLTSGVSRIPTQSGTGTCDKAGRYWLVVERHADTGSDAARWPMELMFHVEHPLAKGTTPAQSSPEYGAGGKNAELPTTAPKDVTGGTGFNDARPLSAGVWRDQILPAQTLWYKVPVSWGQQLRYDVEFASEPRSEGSSHTSFGSTQVYTPFRAPVGSGTGVFNPQVPYNGRPASLSMGTVPVSWTNRYETHPNVIPVHAKGDFYIAVTLGARAAQVAQDPRIGVVLRVAVLGRAKAGPEAGAAAIKGQAPDGDSGPTTDSAAGGGWSGLRVAGVSVGVVGVLMLAGLGTAYARARRKPVPGDAR; encoded by the coding sequence ATGGCACGACCACCACGCAGGGGGGCGGTGGCGCCGGCGGTGGGGGTACCCCGTGCCCGAACCAGGGCGAGAGCCTGGGGGAGGGCGCTGCTGGCCCTGGCCGCGGCGGTGCTCCCGGTCGCGGCGGCGCTTCCGGCCACGGGGGCCCCGAGGGCAGCGCCGGCCGCCGACGGCAGTGGACTGGTGATGGTCCTCGACTCCTCCGGCTCGATGGCCGGGAGCGACGGGGCCGGCAGCACCCGCATCGCCGCCGCCCGCCGGGCCGTCGGCACACTCGTGGACGGCCTGCCCGAGGGCTATCCCACCGGCCTGCGGGTCTACGGCGCGGACAAGCCCAAGGGGTGTGACGACACCCGGCTCGCCCAGCCCGTCGCCCCGTTGGACCGGGACGGCCTCAAAAAGGCCGTGGCGGGCGTGCGTCCCCAGGGCGACACCCCCATCGGGCTCTCCCTGACCAAGGCCGCCCAGGACCTCCCCAAGCCGGCCGCCGGTGGCGTCGGCAAGCGCACCATCGTGCTGGTCTCCGACGGCGAGGACACCTGCCACACCCCGTCGCCGTGCCAGGTCGCCTCCCAACTCGCCACGTCCGGCGGCGATCTGCACATCGACGTCGTCGGCTTCCAGGTGGCCGGCAGCGCCCGCGCCCAGTTGGAGTGCATCGCCAAGTCCGGCAACGGCCAGTACTACGACGCCCCCGACGCCCGGTCGCTCTCCCGCCAGCTCCAGCGCGCCGGCCAACTCTCCGCGAACGGCTACCGGTTCCAGGGCAAGCAGGTCCGCGGCACCGACGACCGGACGGGCGCACCGGTCGTCGCCGCCGGGCAGTACCTGGACAGCATCGGGCCCAACGAGAAGCGGTACTACGCCGTCGATCTGGACGCCGCCTCGACGGCCGACTTCTCGGCCACCGTGGTGCCACCGTCCGGCGCGGCGATCGACTACCTCGACACCCTGCGCACCCAGATCGTCCGGGACAAGGACGGCAGTTGCGAGTCCTCCACCGCCCTGTTCGGGCAGCGGGAGGGCGCCACGCCGCTGACCTCGGGCGTCAGCCGCATCCCGACGCAGAGCGGCACCGGAACCTGCGACAAGGCGGGCCGGTACTGGCTGGTCGTCGAGCGCCATGCGGACACCGGATCAGACGCCGCACGCTGGCCGATGGAGCTGATGTTTCACGTGGAACATCCGCTGGCGAAGGGCACCACCCCCGCACAGTCGTCCCCGGAGTACGGTGCGGGCGGCAAGAACGCCGAGCTGCCCACCACGGCGCCCAAGGACGTCACCGGCGGCACCGGATTCAACGACGCCCGCCCGTTGAGCGCGGGCGTCTGGCGGGACCAGATCCTCCCGGCGCAGACGCTCTGGTACAAGGTGCCGGTCAGCTGGGGCCAACAGCTGCGCTACGACGTGGAGTTCGCCAGTGAACCACGATCCGAGGGCAGCTCCCACACCTCGTTCGGCAGCACCCAGGTCTACACGCCGTTCCGGGCCCCGGTCGGCAGCGGAACCGGCGTCTTCAATCCACAGGTGCCCTACAACGGGCGGCCGGCCTCGCTGAGCATGGGGACGGTGCCGGTCTCCTGGACCAACCGCTACGAGACCCACCCCAACGTCATCCCCGTCCACGCCAAGGGCGACTTCTACATCGCGGTGACGCTCGGCGCCAGGGCCGCCCAGGTCGCACAGGACCCGCGGATCGGCGTGGTGCTGCGGGTCGCCGTCCTGGGACGGGCCAAGGCCGGGCCTGAGGCCGGTGCCGCGGCGATCAAGGGGCAGGCACCCGACGGCGATTCGGGCCCCACCACCGACAGCGCGGCGGGCGGCGGCTGGTCCGGGCTCCGGGTCGCCGGGGTCTCCGTGGGCGTGGTGGGCGTCCTGATGCTGGCCGGGCTGGGCACGGCGTACGCCCGGGCCCGCCGGAAGCCGGTGCCGGGCGACGCACGGTGA
- a CDS encoding serine/threonine-protein kinase, with protein sequence MGEIFAGRYELVDPIGRGGVGAVWRAWDHRRRRYVAAKVLQQSDAHTLLRFVREQALRIDHPHVLAPASWAADDDKVLFTMDLVHGGSLAHLIGDYGPLPPRMVCALMDQLLAGLTAVHAEGVVHRDIKPANILLEATGTGRPHLRLSDFGIAMRKGEPRLTETNYVVGTPGYFAPEQMLGSEPDFPADLFAAGLVALSLITGAKPDTEALVRRFMDHGGIPNAPEDVPEPLWQVLASLLHPDPDARFRTATGARKALLAAADLLPEVTLEDEVVEVFDHIGPLPSGFGPDGPLRGAPGGDTTGRTGVAAAGATGTVGTTGGQGTDAVPAPLSDTGSFHLAPPEPSVPPLPSTPPPFAPPTTPPPTAPPPSTPPRGTVPAPPTTPPRTPPPAPAAPAPMPRYEPTAAARPEPSATRPYTAGQPPLPGQHPPTGGVGVPAVPPPAGPVRKPGPPPKVAIPILIVALLCIAIGVWSLLAG encoded by the coding sequence ATGGGTGAGATCTTCGCCGGTCGGTACGAGCTCGTGGACCCGATCGGTCGGGGCGGGGTGGGCGCGGTCTGGCGCGCCTGGGACCACCGGCGCCGCCGTTATGTGGCGGCCAAAGTGCTGCAGCAGAGCGATGCGCACACGCTGCTGCGCTTCGTCCGCGAACAGGCGCTGCGGATCGACCATCCGCACGTACTGGCCCCGGCGAGCTGGGCGGCGGACGACGACAAGGTGCTGTTCACCATGGATCTGGTGCACGGCGGCTCGCTGGCCCATCTGATCGGTGACTACGGCCCGTTGCCGCCGCGGATGGTGTGTGCGCTGATGGACCAGCTGCTGGCCGGGCTGACCGCCGTGCACGCCGAGGGCGTGGTGCACCGGGACATCAAGCCGGCCAACATCCTGCTGGAGGCCACCGGCACCGGCCGTCCGCATCTGCGGCTGTCCGACTTCGGCATCGCGATGCGCAAGGGCGAGCCGCGACTGACCGAGACCAACTACGTGGTGGGGACGCCGGGTTACTTCGCGCCGGAGCAGATGCTGGGTTCCGAGCCGGACTTCCCCGCGGACCTGTTCGCGGCCGGGCTGGTCGCGCTGAGCCTGATCACCGGCGCCAAGCCGGACACCGAGGCGCTGGTCCGGCGGTTCATGGACCACGGCGGCATACCGAACGCGCCCGAGGACGTGCCGGAGCCGCTGTGGCAGGTGCTGGCGTCGCTGCTGCACCCGGATCCGGACGCCCGGTTCAGGACCGCGACGGGGGCCCGGAAGGCGCTGCTGGCGGCGGCCGACCTGCTGCCGGAGGTGACGCTGGAGGACGAGGTCGTCGAGGTCTTCGACCACATCGGGCCGCTGCCGTCGGGGTTCGGTCCGGACGGGCCGCTGCGCGGCGCGCCGGGCGGGGACACCACCGGGCGCACCGGCGTGGCCGCCGCCGGGGCCACGGGGACCGTCGGGACCACCGGGGGTCAGGGCACGGACGCCGTCCCGGCGCCCCTGTCGGACACCGGGAGCTTCCACCTCGCGCCGCCGGAGCCGTCCGTCCCGCCACTGCCGAGCACCCCGCCGCCCTTCGCCCCGCCGACCACCCCACCACCGACCGCCCCACCGCCGAGCACCCCGCCGCGCGGCACCGTCCCGGCCCCGCCGACCACCCCGCCCCGGACCCCGCCGCCGGCGCCGGCCGCCCCGGCCCCGATGCCGCGGTACGAGCCGACGGCCGCGGCACGCCCGGAGCCGTCCGCGACCCGCCCGTACACCGCCGGGCAGCCGCCGCTGCCGGGGCAGCATCCGCCGACCGGAGGCGTCGGGGTGCCGGCGGTGCCTCCCCCGGCCGGGCCGGTACGGAAACCGGGACCGCCCCCGAAGGTCGCGATCCCGATCCTGATCGTGGCGCTGCTGTGCATCGCGATCGGGGTGTGGTCACTGCTCGCCGGCTGA
- a CDS encoding helix-turn-helix domain-containing protein — MDAAQQEATARARELQRSWYGEPLGALFRRLIDDLGLNQARLAAVLGLSAPMLSQLMSGQRAKIGNPAVVQRVQALQELAGQVADGRVSAAEATDRMEEIKKTAGGSVLNNTTQNTSSTGATTVRRVVREIQSLLRSVSDAGEIIDAANNLAATHPELAEFLRVYGAGRTADAVAHYESHQS, encoded by the coding sequence ATGGATGCAGCACAGCAGGAAGCCACCGCGCGGGCCCGGGAGCTCCAGCGCAGTTGGTACGGAGAACCTCTGGGCGCGCTGTTCCGCCGTCTCATCGACGACCTCGGGCTGAACCAGGCCCGGCTGGCCGCGGTGCTCGGTCTGTCCGCGCCGATGCTGTCCCAGCTGATGAGCGGGCAGCGCGCGAAGATAGGCAACCCGGCCGTGGTGCAGCGGGTCCAGGCGCTGCAGGAGTTGGCCGGTCAGGTCGCGGACGGTCGGGTCAGCGCCGCCGAGGCCACCGACCGGATGGAGGAGATCAAGAAGACGGCGGGCGGGTCGGTGCTGAACAACACCACCCAGAACACGTCGTCGACGGGCGCCACCACCGTGCGCCGGGTGGTGCGGGAGATCCAGTCGCTGCTGCGGTCGGTCTCCGACGCCGGCGAGATCATCGACGCGGCGAACAACCTCGCCGCCACCCACCCCGAACTGGCAGAGTTCCTCCGGGTCTACGGTGCCGGTCGCACCGCCGACGCGGTCGCCCACTACGAGTCGCACCAGAGCTAG
- a CDS encoding MFS transporter, which translates to MTTDTRAPATGALAPAPARSRLAFAGIAAGNLLVLLDTTVLNVALPDLRRALHPAAAALPWAVDAYTVVFAGLLLAAGVFADRWGARRMYVGALSGFAVLSVLCAAAPGAGALIAGRALLGAAGAGLVPASLALLIALYPDPARRTRAIGVWTALSGLGAAAGPVLGGGLVELGGWRLVFLVNPPIALAALLLARRLPAPAPRAAGAAPRALDRSGLLLSTGALGALTFGLVQAGIEGWSAPSAWGPLAAAVVAFVALATVERRVAAPVLPPALLALPRVRTAMLAAAVSCFAYFGGMYLLALWLQRTYALSPPAAGLACLPLTFPVCVMPFFTGRLVARHGARPVLLAGMAATALAGGLLLLAGDRPPLPLLVVAELALAAAGTLSIPGAAAAMAVEAPAELAATAQGALNGIRQAGSALGVAVLGTLGGPRDAGAVLVVAGLAAVLLIFRAGATGRR; encoded by the coding sequence ATGACCACCGACACCCGCGCGCCGGCCACCGGCGCCCTCGCACCGGCACCCGCCCGATCCCGGCTCGCGTTCGCCGGCATCGCCGCCGGCAATCTGCTCGTCCTCCTCGACACCACCGTCCTCAACGTCGCCCTCCCCGACCTGCGGCGCGCGCTGCACCCGGCCGCCGCCGCGCTGCCCTGGGCGGTCGACGCCTACACCGTGGTCTTCGCCGGACTGCTGCTCGCCGCCGGGGTGTTCGCCGACCGGTGGGGCGCGCGCCGGATGTACGTCGGGGCGTTGAGCGGCTTCGCCGTGCTGTCCGTGCTCTGTGCCGCGGCGCCCGGTGCCGGCGCGCTGATCGCCGGGCGGGCGCTGCTGGGTGCGGCCGGCGCCGGGCTGGTGCCGGCCTCGCTGGCGCTGCTCATCGCGCTCTATCCCGACCCCGCGCGGCGCACCCGGGCGATCGGCGTCTGGACCGCGTTGAGCGGACTGGGCGCGGCGGCCGGCCCGGTGCTGGGCGGTGGTCTGGTCGAACTCGGCGGCTGGCGGCTGGTGTTCCTGGTGAACCCGCCGATCGCGCTGGCCGCGCTGCTGCTCGCCCGCCGGCTCCCGGCGCCGGCTCCGCGGGCCGCCGGCGCCGCGCCGCGCGCCCTGGACCGGTCCGGGCTGCTGCTGTCCACCGGCGCGCTCGGCGCGCTCACCTTCGGCCTGGTCCAGGCCGGAATCGAGGGCTGGTCCGCGCCGTCCGCCTGGGGGCCGCTCGCGGCCGCGGTGGTCGCCTTCGTCGCGCTGGCCACCGTGGAACGCCGGGTCGCGGCGCCCGTGCTGCCACCGGCGCTGCTCGCACTCCCCCGGGTCCGGACCGCCATGCTGGCCGCCGCGGTGTCCTGCTTCGCCTACTTCGGCGGGATGTACCTGCTCGCCCTGTGGCTGCAGCGGACCTACGCGCTCTCGCCGCCCGCCGCCGGGCTGGCCTGTCTGCCGCTCACCTTCCCGGTGTGCGTGATGCCGTTCTTCACCGGACGGCTGGTGGCCCGGCACGGCGCCCGTCCGGTGCTGCTGGCCGGGATGGCGGCCACCGCGCTGGCCGGCGGGCTGCTGCTGCTCGCCGGCGACCGGCCGCCGCTGCCCCTGCTGGTGGTGGCCGAGCTGGCGCTCGCCGCCGCGGGCACCCTCTCCATCCCGGGTGCCGCCGCCGCGATGGCCGTCGAGGCGCCGGCCGAGCTGGCCGCCACCGCGCAGGGCGCCCTGAACGGGATCCGGCAGGCCGGCTCGGCGTTGGGCGTGGCGGTCCTGGGCACCTTGGGCGGGCCGCGGGACGCGGGTGCGGTGCTCGTCGTCGCCGGGCTCGCGGCGGTCCTGCTGATCTTCCGCGCGGGCGCCACGGGCCGGCGGTGA